In Myotis daubentonii chromosome 10, mMyoDau2.1, whole genome shotgun sequence, one genomic interval encodes:
- the LOC132211544 gene encoding zinc finger CCHC domain-containing protein 10-like, giving the protein MATPRHRLVARRPAEANNIGEANVDRKTKTKRPKSVTSSSSNSSDRSASDSSSESEETSTSSSSADSDTDESSSSSSSQPPPQALPHPDSDSDSSSSSHSGTSTESSSEDEPPKKKQKK; this is encoded by the exons ATGGCGACTCCCAGGCATCGACTCGTAGCCCGGAGACCCGCTGAAGCAAACAA CATTGGAGAAGCTAATGTAGATAGAAAGACGAAGACAAAAAGGCCTAAGAGTGTAACCAGCTCCAGTAGCAATAGCAGCGACAGGTCAGCCAGTGATTCTTCATCAGAGAGTGAAGAAACATCTACCTCATCCTCCTCTGCGGACAGTGATACCGATGAAAGCTCCTCCAGCTCATCGTCTCAGCCTCCTCCGCAAGCTCTTCCTCATCCTGATTCAGACTCAGATTCCAGCTCTTCCAGTCATAGCGGCACCAGCACGGAGAGCAGCTCCGAAGATGAACCAccaaaaaagaagcaaaagaaatag